From Halorubrum salinarum, the proteins below share one genomic window:
- the carB gene encoding carbamoyl-phosphate synthase large subunit gives MSEDRTILLIGSGPIQIGQAAEFDYSGAQACRALQEEGARVVLVNSNPATIMTDPETADRVYIEPITPEAIAEVIRIEEPDGVIAGLGGQTGLNVTAELAEEGILEEHDVEVMGTPLDTIYATEDRDLFRQRMEGLGQPVPKSTTISLDDDESVTDFDEAAFRERVQEAVDAVGGLPVIARTTYTLGGSGSGVVDEFEELVERVRKGLRLSRNSEVLITESIAGWVELEYEVMRDADDSCIIICNMENIDPMGIHTGESTVVTPSQVIPDDGHQEMRDAALEVIRDLGIQGGCNIQFAWHDDGTPGGEYRVVEVNPRVSRSSALASKATGYPIARVTAKVALGKRLHEIDNEITGETTAAFEPAIDYVVTKVPRWPIDKFDDVDFELGTAMKSTGEAMSIGRTFEESMVKALRSSEYDPAVDFETVDDATLESEYLERPSPDRPYAMFEAFDRGYSVDEVIDLTGIHRWYVERFENIAEGTAAAAEGDFTEAAMVGRTDAEIASVAAAGGVDADVGQVESSVPDRTYKQVDTCAGEFEASTPYYYSARLPEFLQGADTAGAANEVRVDPDVESVVVVGGGPIRIGQGVEFDYCAVHAVRALRELGIDAHVINNNPETVSTDYDTSDGLFFEPISAEEVADVIETTGADGVMVQFGGQTSVNVGEPLEAEIERRGLDCEIMGTSVEAMDLAEDRDRFNVLMDELGIAQPEGGTATSEAEALELAHEIGYPVLVRPSYVLGGRAMRVVEDDAELEEYIEEAVRVSPDKPILVDQFLDDAVELDVDAVADGEDVLLGGVMEHVESAGVHSGDSACMIPPRSLGDETLGRVREVTEDIARALDTVGLLNVQLAVTGVDDPEADSEVYVLEANPRSSRTVPFVSKATGVPIAKLAAKVMTDDLTLADLDADEQIPEHRSVKEVVLPFDRLPGSDPRLGPEMKSTGEVMGTATSFGKAYDKAQDATGKPIPESGTAVVDLSAEEFPDPGTEAGEALVDGYAEHFELSEATDLIEAAKRGDLDLIVSRQRDLLEVAVEEEITYFSTHASAKAALEALDHAGDDLDVMAVSDRPKRVEQWGAAE, from the coding sequence ATGAGCGAGGACCGGACGATTCTCCTTATCGGCAGCGGACCGATTCAGATCGGACAGGCGGCCGAGTTCGACTACTCCGGGGCGCAGGCGTGTCGCGCCCTCCAGGAGGAGGGCGCCCGCGTCGTCCTGGTGAACTCGAACCCCGCCACGATCATGACCGACCCCGAGACGGCCGACCGGGTGTACATCGAGCCGATCACGCCCGAGGCCATCGCGGAGGTCATCCGCATCGAGGAGCCGGACGGCGTCATCGCGGGGCTCGGCGGGCAGACCGGGCTCAACGTCACCGCCGAACTCGCAGAGGAGGGAATCTTGGAGGAACACGACGTCGAGGTGATGGGGACGCCGCTGGACACCATCTACGCGACGGAGGACCGCGACCTGTTCCGCCAGCGGATGGAGGGCCTCGGACAGCCGGTGCCGAAGTCGACCACCATCTCCTTGGACGACGACGAGTCGGTCACCGACTTCGACGAGGCGGCCTTCCGCGAGCGCGTCCAGGAGGCGGTCGACGCGGTGGGCGGTCTCCCCGTCATCGCGCGGACGACGTACACCCTCGGCGGCTCCGGCTCGGGCGTCGTCGACGAGTTCGAGGAACTGGTCGAGCGCGTCCGCAAGGGGCTCCGCCTCTCGCGCAACAGCGAGGTGCTGATCACGGAGTCCATCGCGGGCTGGGTCGAACTGGAGTACGAGGTGATGCGGGACGCCGACGACTCCTGTATCATCATCTGTAACATGGAGAACATCGACCCGATGGGGATCCACACCGGCGAGTCGACGGTCGTCACGCCGTCGCAGGTGATCCCCGACGACGGTCACCAGGAGATGCGGGACGCGGCGCTCGAAGTGATCCGCGACCTGGGCATCCAGGGCGGCTGTAACATCCAGTTCGCGTGGCACGACGACGGCACCCCCGGCGGCGAGTACCGCGTCGTCGAGGTGAACCCGCGCGTCTCGCGCTCCTCGGCGCTCGCGTCGAAGGCGACCGGGTACCCGATCGCCCGCGTCACGGCGAAGGTCGCGCTGGGCAAGCGGCTCCACGAGATCGACAACGAGATCACCGGGGAGACGACTGCGGCCTTCGAGCCCGCCATCGACTACGTGGTGACGAAGGTGCCGCGCTGGCCCATCGACAAGTTCGACGACGTGGACTTCGAGCTCGGCACCGCGATGAAGTCCACCGGCGAGGCGATGTCGATCGGCCGCACCTTCGAGGAGAGCATGGTGAAGGCGCTCCGCTCCTCGGAGTACGACCCCGCGGTCGACTTCGAAACGGTCGACGACGCGACCCTCGAATCGGAGTACCTCGAACGGCCGAGCCCGGACCGCCCGTACGCGATGTTCGAGGCGTTCGACCGCGGCTACTCGGTCGACGAGGTCATCGACCTGACGGGCATCCACCGCTGGTACGTCGAGCGCTTCGAGAACATCGCCGAGGGCACCGCCGCGGCCGCCGAGGGTGACTTCACCGAGGCCGCGATGGTCGGCCGCACCGACGCGGAGATCGCCTCTGTCGCGGCCGCCGGGGGCGTCGACGCCGACGTGGGGCAAGTCGAGAGTTCGGTCCCCGACCGCACCTACAAGCAGGTCGACACCTGCGCGGGCGAGTTCGAGGCCTCGACCCCGTACTACTACTCCGCGCGCCTGCCGGAGTTCCTTCAGGGCGCCGACACCGCTGGCGCGGCGAACGAGGTCCGCGTCGACCCCGACGTCGAGAGCGTCGTGGTCGTCGGCGGCGGGCCGATCCGCATCGGGCAGGGCGTCGAGTTCGACTACTGCGCGGTCCACGCGGTGCGCGCGCTCCGCGAGCTGGGCATCGACGCGCACGTGATCAACAACAACCCGGAGACGGTCTCGACCGACTACGACACCTCCGACGGGCTGTTCTTCGAGCCCATCTCCGCCGAGGAGGTCGCCGACGTGATCGAGACGACCGGCGCCGACGGCGTGATGGTCCAGTTCGGCGGGCAGACCTCCGTCAACGTTGGCGAACCCCTCGAAGCGGAGATCGAGCGCCGCGGGCTCGACTGCGAGATCATGGGCACGAGCGTCGAGGCGATGGACCTCGCCGAGGACCGCGACCGCTTCAACGTCCTGATGGACGAGCTGGGGATCGCCCAGCCCGAGGGCGGCACCGCGACGAGCGAGGCGGAGGCGCTGGAGCTGGCCCACGAGATCGGCTACCCGGTCTTAGTGCGCCCCTCCTACGTGCTCGGCGGGCGCGCGATGCGGGTCGTCGAGGACGACGCGGAGTTAGAGGAGTACATCGAGGAGGCGGTCCGCGTCTCGCCCGACAAGCCGATCTTAGTCGACCAGTTCCTCGACGACGCGGTCGAACTGGACGTCGACGCCGTGGCGGACGGCGAGGACGTGCTGCTCGGCGGCGTGATGGAACACGTCGAGAGCGCGGGCGTCCACTCGGGCGACTCCGCGTGCATGATCCCGCCGCGCTCGCTCGGCGACGAGACCCTCGGGCGGGTCCGCGAGGTCACCGAGGACATCGCCCGCGCGCTCGACACTGTCGGCCTGCTCAACGTCCAGTTGGCGGTGACGGGCGTCGACGACCCCGAAGCGGACAGCGAGGTGTACGTGTTGGAGGCGAACCCGCGCTCCTCGCGCACCGTCCCGTTCGTCTCCAAGGCGACGGGCGTCCCCATCGCCAAGCTGGCGGCGAAGGTGATGACCGACGACCTGACGCTCGCCGACCTCGACGCCGACGAGCAGATCCCCGAGCACCGCTCGGTGAAGGAGGTCGTCCTGCCCTTCGACCGCCTGCCGGGCTCGGACCCGCGGCTCGGCCCGGAGATGAAGTCCACCGGCGAGGTGATGGGCACCGCGACCTCCTTCGGCAAGGCGTACGACAAGGCGCAGGACGCCACCGGGAAGCCGATCCCGGAGTCCGGCACCGCCGTCGTCGACCTCTCGGCCGAGGAGTTCCCGGACCCGGGGACCGAGGCGGGCGAGGCGCTCGTCGACGGCTACGCCGAGCACTTCGAGCTGAGCGAGGCGACGGACCTGATCGAGGCCGCCAAGCGCGGCGACCTCGACCTCATCGTCTCGCGCCAGCGCGACCTGCTGGAGGTCGCCGTCGAGGAGGAGATCACCTACTTCTCGACGCACGCCTCCGCGAAGGCGGCGCTGGAGGCGCTCGACCACGCGGGCGACGACCTCGACGTGATGGCGGTCTCGGACCGCCCGAAGCGCGTCGAGCAGTGGGGCGCCGCGGAGTAG
- a CDS encoding mechanosensitive ion channel family protein produces MTSQLLQAGLLADPTAAVVSLAVTVVTFVVSFLVLYLVGKSVLVRTTKQVLNQRDYSPAIVSLSSSIAGAIALFAAVAIAATVAGFPMILGAFATIFGALALGFAFAASDIVQNFVAGVFILKDKPFEIGDYIEWSGNGGIVREIDLRVSKLDTWDNEQLTVPNGDLANAVVKNVQANDTRRVTVDFGVDYGTDVDRARDILLDEAAKTDGVLADPEPAAPLTALGDSAVVFNLRVWIDPAETGAGGVKHALTETVMRRFDEADIGFPYPHTELVGSLNVNQIGRDATADD; encoded by the coding sequence GTGACTTCGCAACTACTTCAGGCGGGCCTGCTCGCCGACCCGACCGCCGCCGTGGTATCGCTCGCCGTGACCGTCGTGACGTTCGTCGTCTCGTTCCTCGTGCTCTACCTCGTCGGGAAGTCGGTTCTCGTCAGGACGACCAAGCAGGTGTTGAACCAGCGCGACTACTCGCCGGCCATCGTCAGCCTCTCGTCCAGCATCGCGGGGGCGATCGCGCTGTTCGCGGCCGTCGCCATCGCGGCGACGGTGGCCGGGTTCCCGATGATCCTCGGGGCCTTCGCCACCATCTTCGGCGCGCTCGCGCTGGGGTTCGCGTTCGCGGCGAGCGACATCGTCCAGAACTTCGTCGCCGGCGTGTTCATCCTGAAGGACAAGCCCTTCGAGATCGGCGACTACATCGAGTGGAGCGGCAACGGCGGGATCGTCCGCGAGATCGACCTCCGCGTCTCGAAGCTCGACACGTGGGACAACGAACAGCTCACCGTGCCGAACGGCGACCTCGCCAACGCGGTCGTCAAGAACGTTCAGGCCAACGACACCCGGCGGGTCACCGTCGACTTCGGGGTCGATTACGGCACCGATGTGGACCGCGCCCGCGACATCCTCCTCGACGAGGCGGCGAAGACCGACGGCGTCCTCGCCGACCCGGAGCCGGCCGCACCGCTGACCGCGCTCGGCGACTCCGCCGTCGTGTTCAACCTCCGTGTGTGGATCGACCCCGCGGAGACCGGGGCCGGCGGCGTCAAACACGCGCTCACGGAGACCGTCATGCGCCGCTTCGACGAGGCCGACATCGGGTTCCCGTACCCCCACACCGAACTCGTCGGCTCGCTCAACGTCAACCAGATCGGTCGGGACGCGACGGCGGACGACTGA
- a CDS encoding nitrous oxide reductase accessory protein NosL, producing MTKRDPSTPTPASSMSVPRRRVLAGIAAAGIGSVAGCAGGGSNSIAPVSIDDDQACDQCGMIVADHPGTVGQVHFEDDEPEGGRPAQFCSATCTYTYRFDAEDSGRTPLATFLTDYSAVEQEVFEEGGDTMFSSHVDSEAFAREPSLTVVARSEVIGAMGPDLIPFSEKGDVESFVAEYGGKTMPATEVDRATLEAL from the coding sequence ATGACGAAACGCGACCCATCGACTCCAACGCCCGCCAGCTCGATGAGCGTCCCGCGGCGTCGAGTGCTCGCCGGAATCGCCGCCGCAGGGATCGGTTCCGTCGCCGGTTGCGCCGGCGGTGGGTCGAACTCGATCGCCCCGGTCTCCATCGACGACGACCAGGCATGCGACCAGTGCGGCATGATCGTCGCGGACCACCCGGGAACGGTCGGGCAGGTCCACTTCGAGGACGACGAACCGGAGGGCGGTCGCCCGGCGCAGTTCTGTAGCGCCACCTGTACGTACACGTACCGGTTCGACGCCGAAGACTCCGGGCGCACGCCGCTCGCGACGTTTCTCACCGACTACTCCGCGGTCGAGCAGGAGGTGTTCGAGGAGGGCGGCGACACGATGTTCTCCTCGCACGTCGACAGCGAGGCGTTCGCCCGCGAGCCCTCCCTCACCGTCGTCGCGCGCAGCGAGGTGATCGGCGCGATGGGACCCGACCTGATCCCGTTCAGCGAGAAGGGCGACGTCGAGTCGTTCGTCGCCGAGTACGGAGGCAAGACGATGCCCGCGACCGAGGTGGACCGCGCGACGCTCGAAGCACTGTGA